A portion of the Bdellovibrio bacteriovorus genome contains these proteins:
- a CDS encoding small ribosomal subunit Rsm22 family protein, which translates to MHTSWSFPPSFESSIREALKSFDLTLEDSKALAKCVLALSDYFIQKPDGQTPWHESWAQIAYLAYFLPLNATRLNRLVHEADARGFFEGIEHVIDFGAGLATASLTLSEKHHFKFHLVERSQEPQKLIEKYFTQFKAEEWQKTWGKQNLKDPKKTLALFSYSLTELSDIPDWAYNCEALMLVEPSTQQDGRKLLDLRQKLIDKGYQAWAPCTHQLACPLYSQSKHDWCHDRVHFAAPSWFLKMEEQLPMKNRTLTMSYVLMRKTPAPKILAARVVGDRLEEKGKDRQMVCRSPEREFLAWLHKTGLRQEIPRGVLIDLPADLPKVSNELRVNQEIKVLK; encoded by the coding sequence ATGCACACATCTTGGAGCTTTCCCCCGTCTTTTGAATCCTCAATTCGCGAAGCTTTAAAAAGCTTTGATCTGACATTGGAAGACTCTAAAGCCTTGGCGAAATGTGTCTTGGCTCTTTCAGATTACTTTATCCAAAAGCCCGACGGACAAACGCCGTGGCATGAATCTTGGGCGCAGATCGCTTACCTGGCCTATTTCCTTCCTTTAAATGCCACGCGCTTAAATCGGTTGGTGCATGAAGCCGATGCTCGTGGATTTTTTGAAGGTATCGAACATGTGATTGATTTTGGCGCAGGACTCGCCACCGCATCCCTGACGCTTTCAGAAAAGCATCATTTCAAGTTTCACTTGGTCGAACGTTCCCAAGAACCGCAAAAACTGATCGAAAAATATTTCACACAGTTTAAGGCTGAAGAGTGGCAAAAAACCTGGGGCAAACAAAACCTCAAAGATCCCAAGAAAACTTTGGCATTATTCAGTTACTCTTTGACCGAACTTTCCGACATCCCTGATTGGGCTTACAATTGCGAGGCCTTGATGTTGGTGGAACCTTCCACCCAGCAAGATGGGCGGAAGTTGTTAGATTTAAGACAAAAACTCATTGATAAGGGCTATCAAGCCTGGGCGCCCTGCACTCATCAATTAGCTTGCCCACTTTATTCCCAATCAAAACACGATTGGTGTCATGATCGCGTTCACTTTGCCGCCCCTTCTTGGTTTTTGAAAATGGAAGAGCAACTGCCGATGAAAAATCGCACGCTGACTATGAGCTATGTATTGATGCGAAAAACACCGGCCCCAAAAATCCTGGCGGCTCGCGTGGTCGGTGATCGCTTAGAGGAAAAAGGCAAAGACCGCCAGATGGTCTGCCGCAGTCCCGAAAGGGAATTCCTAGCGTGGCTGCATAAAACAGGCTTACGCCAAGAAATTCCGCGCGGAGTTTTGATTGATCTGCCCGCGGATTTACCAAAGGTTTCAAACGAACTTCGCGTGAATCAAGAAATCAAGGTATTAAAGTAA
- a CDS encoding glycosyltransferase family 9 protein has protein sequence MAKKVLLIRLDKIGDLICTLCVDQVRFLADCEVQWVIAKGLSFIPENADPRRSFIEISKEDWKTSLKALRQFIREFKPDIAVSFQAPWWVNYALWAEGVAVRAGVKSQWHSFLFLNKGLRQRRSIANKHEADYNKDLLGHAFDATPVTEATPILKLIAPSSPGLLEKHQLSPQEYIVVHPGMAGSALNWPIPNYLQLIAEVAEKTQVVVTGTPADEPWLKEIKEKFKHNTRVLILQNKLNTKELMLILKHAKALVVPSTGVAHIAASLGTPVLGIYSPVRVQHPRRWAARGDKVQIFMPEGHDPDDVGPEVMSEIKVSDLLKALRAL, from the coding sequence GTGGCAAAAAAAGTTCTGCTGATTCGCCTAGATAAAATCGGAGACCTGATCTGCACTTTGTGTGTCGATCAGGTCCGCTTTCTAGCCGATTGTGAAGTTCAATGGGTGATCGCTAAAGGACTTTCTTTTATCCCTGAAAATGCCGATCCTAGACGCTCTTTCATCGAAATTTCTAAAGAAGATTGGAAGACGTCCTTAAAAGCTTTAAGACAATTCATTCGGGAATTTAAGCCCGACATCGCGGTCAGCTTTCAAGCTCCGTGGTGGGTGAATTATGCTCTGTGGGCCGAAGGCGTAGCGGTTCGTGCGGGTGTAAAATCCCAATGGCACAGCTTTTTGTTTTTGAATAAAGGCTTACGCCAACGTCGCAGCATCGCGAATAAGCATGAAGCCGATTACAATAAAGATCTTTTAGGTCATGCTTTTGATGCAACCCCGGTAACCGAAGCGACGCCAATTTTAAAATTGATCGCACCTAGCTCCCCAGGACTTTTAGAAAAGCATCAATTGTCGCCGCAAGAATATATCGTGGTTCATCCTGGAATGGCGGGGTCGGCTTTAAACTGGCCGATTCCCAATTACCTGCAATTGATCGCCGAAGTGGCTGAAAAGACCCAAGTGGTTGTCACTGGCACGCCGGCAGATGAACCTTGGCTTAAAGAAATCAAAGAAAAATTTAAACACAACACGCGTGTTTTGATTTTACAGAATAAGCTTAACACCAAAGAGCTCATGTTGATCTTAAAGCACGCAAAAGCCCTCGTGGTTCCTTCCACGGGGGTTGCGCATATCGCCGCCTCTTTAGGTACGCCGGTATTAGGAATTTATTCTCCGGTGCGCGTCCAGCATCCGCGTCGTTGGGCGGCCCGAGGAGATAAAGTCCAAATCTTTATGCCCGAAGGGCATGACCCCGATGACGTCGGGCCGGAAGTCATGTCTGAAATCAAAGTCAGTGACTTGCTGAAAGCTTTAAGAGCACTATAA